A region from the Serinibacter arcticus genome encodes:
- a CDS encoding maltotransferase domain-containing protein, whose product MTSTTPLPTPHTPIGRIPVVDVAPTAENGRWPTKAVVGEVVPTRATVFREGHDAVSATLVLTRPDGTVASASTMTCVNPGLDLWTGTLVPDAEGDWTFHVEGWSDPWGTWTHDADIKVPAGIDVELMLTEGALLLDRAVAAAADAADRDVLDTAAATLRDLAVPALTRLAAARTGAVTAILAAAPLRESVTPSAAYPLRVDRVRALSGAWYELFPRSEGATQDPVTGEWTSGTFATAAERLPAIAEMGFDVVYLTPIHPIGTTNRKGPNNTLVTSPGDPGSPYGIGAAEGGHDAIHPDLGDFDDFDAFVARARELDLEVALDIALQASPDHPWVTEHPEWFTTRADGSIAYAENPPKKYQDIYPLNFDNDPEGIYVAIRDVLLTWIRHGVTAFRVDNPHTKPLDFWERILTEIRAAHPDVIFLSEAFTRPAMMRTLAAVGFHQSYTYFTWRNTKAEVEEYLREVSGDSAALMRPSFWPTTHDILTPYMQQGGVAAFAIRAALAALSAPTYGIYAGYELVENVPRPGAQEQIDNEKYQYVDRPWARADELGISRLLGVLNDVRRRHPALQQLRNLVVHPTSDDAILAFSKHLSAEHSPTGKADTVLVVLTLDPFTTREGVVSLDLSALGLTGSNAGTRLTVVDEITGASWEWGRENYVKLDPRGAVAHVLVVNP is encoded by the coding sequence GTGACTTCGACGACTCCGTTGCCCACGCCGCACACCCCCATCGGACGCATCCCGGTGGTGGACGTCGCCCCGACCGCCGAGAACGGACGCTGGCCCACCAAGGCCGTCGTCGGTGAGGTGGTCCCCACCCGGGCCACCGTCTTCCGCGAAGGACACGACGCCGTCTCCGCGACGCTCGTGCTGACCCGGCCCGACGGCACGGTCGCCTCCGCCTCGACCATGACGTGCGTGAACCCCGGCCTCGACCTGTGGACCGGCACCCTCGTGCCCGACGCCGAGGGTGACTGGACGTTCCACGTCGAGGGGTGGTCGGACCCGTGGGGCACCTGGACGCACGACGCGGACATCAAGGTGCCCGCGGGCATCGACGTCGAGCTCATGCTCACCGAGGGCGCGCTGCTGCTCGACCGCGCGGTCGCCGCGGCCGCGGACGCCGCCGATCGCGACGTCCTCGACACCGCTGCCGCGACGCTCCGCGACCTCGCGGTGCCGGCGCTGACCCGGCTCGCCGCCGCCCGCACCGGCGCGGTCACCGCGATCCTGGCCGCCGCCCCGCTGCGCGAGTCCGTGACGCCGAGCGCCGCGTACCCGCTGCGCGTGGACCGCGTGCGCGCCCTGTCGGGCGCCTGGTACGAGCTGTTCCCGCGCTCCGAGGGCGCCACGCAGGACCCCGTCACCGGCGAGTGGACCTCGGGGACCTTCGCGACGGCGGCCGAGCGGCTGCCGGCGATCGCCGAGATGGGCTTCGACGTCGTCTACCTCACCCCGATCCACCCGATCGGCACGACGAACCGCAAGGGCCCGAACAACACGCTCGTCACCTCGCCGGGCGACCCCGGCTCGCCGTACGGCATCGGCGCCGCCGAGGGCGGGCACGACGCGATCCACCCCGACCTGGGTGACTTCGACGACTTCGACGCCTTCGTGGCGCGGGCGCGGGAGCTCGACCTCGAGGTCGCGCTGGACATCGCGCTGCAGGCCTCCCCCGACCACCCCTGGGTCACCGAGCACCCCGAGTGGTTCACCACCCGCGCGGACGGGTCGATCGCCTACGCCGAGAACCCGCCCAAGAAGTACCAGGACATCTACCCCCTGAACTTCGACAACGACCCCGAGGGCATCTACGTCGCGATCCGCGACGTGCTGCTGACCTGGATCCGCCACGGGGTGACGGCGTTCCGCGTCGACAACCCGCACACCAAGCCGCTGGACTTCTGGGAGCGGATCCTCACCGAGATCCGGGCCGCCCACCCCGACGTCATCTTCCTGTCCGAGGCGTTCACGCGCCCGGCGATGATGCGCACCCTCGCGGCCGTCGGCTTCCACCAGTCCTACACGTACTTCACCTGGCGCAACACCAAGGCCGAGGTCGAGGAGTACCTGCGCGAGGTCTCGGGCGACTCCGCGGCGCTCATGCGCCCGTCGTTCTGGCCCACGACGCACGACATCCTCACGCCGTACATGCAGCAGGGCGGCGTCGCGGCGTTCGCGATCCGGGCCGCCCTGGCGGCGCTGTCCGCGCCCACGTACGGCATCTACGCCGGCTACGAGCTCGTCGAGAACGTGCCCAGGCCCGGCGCCCAGGAGCAGATCGACAACGAGAAGTACCAGTACGTCGACCGTCCCTGGGCGCGCGCCGACGAGCTGGGCATCTCCCGGCTGCTCGGCGTCCTCAACGACGTCCGCCGCCGCCACCCCGCGCTGCAGCAGCTGCGCAACCTGGTGGTGCACCCGACGTCGGACGACGCCATCCTCGCGTTCTCCAAGCACCTGAGCGCCGAGCACAGCCCGACCGGGAAGGCCGACACGGTGCTCGTCGTCCTCACGCTCGACCCGTTCACGACCCGCGAGGGCGTGGTCAGCCTCGACCTGTCCGCGCTCGGCCTGACGGGGTCGAACGCCGGGACGAGACTCACCGTCGTCGACGAGATCACCGGCGCGAGCTGGGAGTGGGGCAGGGAGAACTACGTGAAGCTCGACCCGCGCGGCGCCGTCGCCCACGTCCTGGTGGTGAACCCGTGA
- the treS gene encoding maltose alpha-D-glucosyltransferase, with protein sequence MTAPIERTTPLDTRSPDPEWYRTAVFYEVVLRAFDDTNGSGSGDIQGLIRRLDYLQWLGVDCLWLPPFFPSPLRDGGYDVADYTSVASQYGSIEDFEQLVHEIHARGMRIVIDLVMNHTSDAHPWFQASRNDPTGPFGDYYVWRDDNTEYADARIIFIDTETSNWTFDPVRKQYFWHRFFSHQPDLNFENPDVQEAMFDVVRFWMRTGVDGFRLDAVPYLFEEEGTDCENLPRTHEFLADLRALVDSEAPGTLLLAEANQWPQDVVAYYGTAERPECHMCFHFPVMPRIYYALRDQRATNIREILAETPDIPVGAQWGTFLRNHDELTLEMVSTNERAAMYGWYAEDPRMRANVGIRRRLAPLLNNSRAEIELAHSLLMSLPGSPCLYYGDEIGMGDNIWLPDRDGVRTPMQWTPDRNAGFSTADPGKLYLPLVQSLVYHYNSVNVEANQAQPTSLLHWIRGLLAVRRAHPVFGHGEFIPLPCDEESVLAFLRREPGRDGETVLCVANLANTPRTATVRLPDTSDASLTDLFGGSSFPPVVPHPEGGGAVMMTFGSRDFFWLEVTRG encoded by the coding sequence GTGACCGCCCCCATCGAGCGCACGACGCCGCTCGACACGCGCTCCCCCGACCCCGAGTGGTACCGCACCGCGGTCTTCTACGAGGTCGTGCTGCGCGCGTTCGACGACACCAACGGGTCAGGCTCCGGCGACATCCAGGGCCTGATCCGGCGCCTGGACTACCTGCAGTGGCTCGGTGTGGACTGCCTCTGGCTGCCGCCGTTCTTCCCCTCCCCGCTGCGCGACGGCGGGTACGACGTCGCCGACTACACGTCGGTCGCGAGCCAGTACGGCTCGATCGAGGACTTCGAGCAGCTCGTGCACGAGATCCACGCCCGCGGCATGCGGATCGTGATCGACCTGGTGATGAACCACACCAGCGACGCCCACCCGTGGTTCCAGGCCTCCCGCAACGACCCCACGGGGCCGTTCGGCGACTACTACGTGTGGCGCGACGACAACACCGAGTACGCGGACGCGCGCATCATCTTCATCGACACGGAGACGTCCAACTGGACGTTCGACCCGGTGCGCAAGCAGTACTTCTGGCACCGGTTCTTCTCCCACCAGCCCGACCTCAACTTCGAGAACCCCGACGTCCAGGAGGCGATGTTCGACGTCGTCCGGTTCTGGATGCGGACCGGCGTGGACGGCTTCCGCCTCGACGCCGTGCCCTACCTGTTCGAGGAGGAGGGGACCGACTGCGAGAACCTCCCGCGCACGCACGAGTTCCTCGCGGACCTGCGCGCGCTCGTGGACTCCGAGGCGCCCGGCACGCTGCTCCTGGCCGAGGCCAACCAGTGGCCGCAGGACGTGGTGGCCTACTACGGCACCGCCGAGCGCCCCGAGTGCCACATGTGCTTCCACTTCCCCGTCATGCCGCGCATCTACTACGCGCTGCGCGACCAGCGCGCGACCAACATCCGCGAGATCCTCGCGGAGACGCCGGACATCCCGGTCGGCGCGCAGTGGGGCACCTTCCTGCGCAACCACGACGAGCTCACGCTCGAGATGGTCTCCACGAACGAGCGCGCCGCGATGTACGGCTGGTACGCGGAGGACCCGCGGATGCGGGCGAACGTCGGCATCCGCCGTCGCCTCGCCCCGCTGCTCAACAACAGCCGCGCCGAGATCGAGCTGGCGCACTCGCTGCTGATGTCGTTGCCCGGGAGCCCGTGCCTGTACTACGGCGACGAGATCGGGATGGGCGACAACATCTGGCTGCCCGACCGCGACGGCGTGCGCACGCCGATGCAGTGGACCCCTGACCGCAACGCGGGGTTCTCGACGGCGGATCCCGGCAAGCTCTACCTGCCGCTCGTGCAGTCGCTCGTCTACCACTACAACTCCGTCAACGTGGAGGCCAACCAGGCGCAGCCGACGTCGCTGCTGCACTGGATCCGCGGCCTGCTCGCGGTCCGTCGGGCGCACCCCGTCTTCGGGCACGGCGAGTTCATCCCGCTGCCGTGCGACGAGGAGTCGGTGCTGGCCTTCCTGCGCCGCGAGCCCGGGCGCGACGGCGAGACGGTGCTGTGCGTGGCCAACCTCGCGAACACGCCCCGCACGGCCACGGTCAGGCTGCCCGACACGAGCGACGCCTCGCTGACCGACCTCTTCGGCGGGTCGAGCTTCCCGCCCGTGGTCCCCCACCCCGAGGGCGGCGGCGCCGTGATGATGACGTTCGGCTCCCGCGACTTCTTCTGGCTGGAGGTCACCCGTGGCTGA